From one Chryseobacterium sp. 3008163 genomic stretch:
- a CDS encoding flotillin family protein, with product MNTPLIVGIVVTVVASLGLIFWILSMYKKTVQGIVMLRTGYGGTKVFFNAGIVIPVIHRMESMDISVKKLEIAREGKAGLICKDNMRADIQVAFFIRVNKSADDIVNVGQTIGCQRASDINTLRELFEAKFSEALKTVGKKFEFIELYEARSEFRQEILDIIGTDLNGYVLDDCAIDFLEQTKIENLDKDNILDSEGIKKITELTANQNIKANQVRRDEEKTITKQNVEAREAILELEKQLAEKEESQKREVANIKARENAEILKVDEEERLKYETVRIATEEKLQIAEENKQRQVVIAAKNKERADLVETERVQKDQMLEATERERIVSLAQIEKEKAIELEKKNIQDAIRERLTMEKTVVEEQQGIKDLEAFKTADRNKQVEITLATQEAEKKLIQETRAAESRKLAAEKDAQKYVIEAQAKRDGAEKEAEARKIIADAKAKEEATVGLSEAQVLHAKADAAERQGIVESIVIEKKAEAERKEGIAQAEVIKEKAFAEAAGITEKAEAMKKLNDAGKDHEEFRLTLAKEKEVELAQISIQKDIAQAQAGVLAEAFKSAKIDIVGGDNTFFDNVVRQVSAGKGLDKFISHSENATLVKENLLGDGENIIGKVMGMVDKYNISSEDIKNMSIASLIFKLNGVADQQEKGLLSRAMDMAKHLGVDQKPIK from the coding sequence ATGAATACACCTTTGATTGTTGGGATTGTTGTCACAGTGGTAGCATCTCTCGGATTGATTTTCTGGATTTTATCAATGTATAAAAAAACCGTTCAGGGAATCGTTATGTTAAGAACTGGTTACGGAGGAACTAAGGTTTTCTTCAATGCGGGAATCGTTATTCCTGTTATACACAGAATGGAATCTATGGATATTTCTGTTAAAAAACTGGAAATTGCAAGGGAAGGAAAAGCAGGGCTAATCTGTAAAGATAATATGAGAGCCGATATTCAGGTAGCTTTCTTTATCAGAGTGAATAAATCAGCCGACGATATTGTGAATGTCGGTCAAACGATTGGCTGTCAAAGAGCTTCCGATATCAATACGTTGAGAGAGTTATTTGAAGCTAAATTTTCAGAAGCTTTGAAAACAGTAGGTAAAAAGTTTGAGTTCATTGAACTTTACGAAGCGAGAAGTGAATTCCGTCAGGAAATTTTAGATATTATCGGAACTGATTTAAACGGCTATGTTTTGGATGACTGTGCGATTGATTTCTTAGAACAAACCAAAATTGAAAATTTAGATAAAGACAATATTTTAGATTCAGAAGGTATTAAGAAAATTACTGAACTGACGGCTAATCAAAATATTAAAGCCAATCAGGTTCGTAGAGACGAGGAAAAAACAATCACAAAACAGAATGTTGAAGCCCGTGAAGCGATCTTAGAACTCGAAAAACAATTGGCTGAAAAAGAAGAATCGCAAAAAAGAGAGGTTGCTAATATTAAAGCGCGTGAAAATGCTGAAATTTTGAAAGTGGATGAAGAAGAGAGATTGAAATATGAAACCGTTCGTATTGCTACAGAAGAAAAACTTCAGATTGCAGAAGAAAATAAGCAAAGACAAGTGGTTATTGCTGCCAAAAATAAAGAACGTGCCGATTTGGTGGAAACCGAAAGGGTACAGAAAGATCAAATGTTGGAAGCAACAGAAAGAGAAAGAATTGTTTCTTTGGCTCAGATTGAAAAGGAAAAAGCAATCGAATTAGAAAAGAAAAATATTCAGGATGCAATTCGTGAGAGATTGACAATGGAAAAAACGGTGGTGGAAGAGCAGCAGGGAATTAAAGATCTTGAAGCTTTCAAAACAGCCGACAGAAACAAGCAAGTGGAAATTACCTTGGCAACTCAGGAAGCTGAAAAGAAATTAATTCAGGAAACAAGAGCAGCGGAATCCAGAAAACTAGCTGCAGAAAAAGATGCTCAGAAATATGTGATTGAAGCTCAGGCAAAAAGAGATGGAGCTGAAAAAGAAGCAGAAGCCCGTAAAATTATCGCTGATGCAAAAGCGAAAGAAGAAGCAACAGTAGGTTTATCTGAAGCTCAGGTTCTCCACGCAAAAGCGGATGCAGCAGAAAGACAGGGAATTGTAGAGTCAATTGTTATCGAGAAAAAAGCAGAAGCTGAAAGAAAAGAAGGTATTGCACAAGCCGAAGTTATCAAGGAGAAAGCTTTCGCAGAAGCAGCCGGAATTACAGAAAAGGCAGAAGCAATGAAAAAACTGAACGATGCAGGAAAAGATCACGAAGAGTTCAGGTTGACTTTAGCAAAAGAAAAAGAAGTGGAATTGGCTCAAATCTCAATTCAAAAAGACATCGCACAGGCTCAGGCCGGAGTTCTGGCAGAAGCGTTCAAATCCGCAAAAATTGATATCGTTGGCGGAGATAATACATTCTTTGATAATGTCGTTCGTCAGGTCTCTGCTGGTAAAGGTTTAGATAAATTCATCAGCCACAGCGAAAATGCAACATTGGTCAAAGAAAATCTTTTGGGTGACGGCGAAAACATCATCGGAAAAGTAATGGGAATGGTTGATAAATACAATATTTCTTCCGAAGACATCAAAAACATGAGCATCGCAAGCCTGATTTTCAAACTAAACGGAGTTGCTGATCAGCAGGAAAAAGGTCTTCTATCCAGAGCAATGGATATGGCGAAACATTTAGGTGTTGACCAAAAACCAATCAAATAA